In Georgenia soli, a genomic segment contains:
- the gnd gene encoding phosphogluconate dehydrogenase (NAD(+)-dependent, decarboxylating) yields the protein MHIGMVGLGRMGGNMAERLRDAGIQVTGYDANPENTEVATLAELAATLPGPRRVVWVMVPAGPPTAAVLEELAGVLEDGDIVVEGGNSHFEEDRENAETLAERGIRYVDVGVSGGIWGRENGYGLMAGGDADDIEHLMPVFDALRPEGPREEGFVHAGPVGAGHYAKMVHNGIEYGLMQAYAEGYQLLEARDDLIPDVGAVFGAWRRGTVVRSWLLDLMVRAVEEDPGLDDISGWVDDSGEGRWTIIEAIDAAVPVPVISSALFARFSSRQPNSPAMRAVAALRKQFGGHAVHAADGAAKVATPPGGAAETGSVAGSRSGAGPGSGASAAAHGTNE from the coding sequence ATGCACATCGGAATGGTCGGCCTGGGTCGCATGGGCGGCAACATGGCCGAGCGACTGCGAGACGCCGGCATCCAGGTCACCGGCTACGACGCCAACCCGGAGAACACCGAGGTCGCCACGCTCGCCGAGCTGGCGGCGACGCTCCCCGGCCCGCGCCGGGTCGTGTGGGTGATGGTCCCGGCCGGTCCGCCCACGGCCGCCGTGCTGGAGGAGCTCGCCGGCGTCCTCGAGGACGGCGACATCGTCGTCGAGGGCGGCAACTCCCACTTCGAGGAGGACCGCGAGAACGCGGAGACCCTTGCCGAACGGGGGATCCGCTACGTCGACGTCGGTGTGTCCGGAGGCATCTGGGGCCGCGAGAACGGCTACGGGCTCATGGCCGGCGGCGACGCCGACGACATCGAGCACCTCATGCCGGTCTTCGACGCGCTGCGCCCCGAGGGCCCGCGCGAGGAGGGCTTCGTCCACGCGGGCCCCGTCGGCGCCGGCCACTACGCCAAGATGGTCCACAACGGCATCGAGTACGGCCTCATGCAGGCCTACGCCGAGGGCTACCAGCTCCTCGAGGCCCGTGACGACCTCATCCCCGACGTCGGAGCGGTCTTCGGCGCGTGGCGCCGGGGCACCGTGGTGCGCTCCTGGCTCCTCGACCTGATGGTCCGCGCCGTCGAGGAGGACCCGGGGCTGGACGACATCTCCGGCTGGGTCGACGACTCCGGCGAGGGCCGCTGGACCATCATCGAGGCCATCGACGCCGCCGTGCCGGTCCCCGTGATCTCCTCCGCGCTGTTCGCGCGGTTCTCCTCGCGCCAGCCCAACTCGCCCGCCATGCGGGCGGTCGCGGCGCTGCGCAAGCAGTTCGGCGGCCACGCCGTCCACGCCGCCGACGGCGCCGCCAAGGTCGCGACCCCGCCGGGGGGCGCCGCGGAGACCGGGTCCGTGGCCGGATCGCGTTCAGGGGCCGGACCCGGTTCGGGCGCGTCCGCGGCCGCGCACGGCACGAACGAGTAG
- the recF gene encoding DNA replication/repair protein RecF (All proteins in this family for which functions are known are DNA-binding proteins that assist the filamentation of RecA onto DNA for the initiation of recombination or recombinational repair.): MYVSDLALNDFRSYREVVLALEPGVTAFVGQNGQGKTNLVESVAYLSTFTSHRVAADAALVRQGTGGAVVRAKVFHGERPTLVELEIVAGKANRARLNRAPARTRDVLGVVRTVVFAPEDLELVKGDPGVRRRFLDELTVLLTPRLAGVRSEYDKVQRQRGALLKSAGAARRRGGRVDLTTLDVWDAQLARAGAQLVTARTKLVRTLRPHVAAAYEQVSAGQGTARIDYRASIDVVDEVPDPTAEELADGGAAGDVARAGVEAREEALLDTEAVTTRLVEAMGRLRDREIERGANLVGPHRDDLVLSLGSLPAKGYASHGESWSYALALRLASYEVLRADDTSPWGRDGEPVLILDDVFAELDTRRRERLAGMVAGAQQVLITAAVPDDVPASLAGVRFTVHQGQVTRA; encoded by the coding sequence ATGTACGTCTCGGACCTCGCCCTGAACGACTTCCGCTCCTACCGGGAGGTGGTGCTCGCCCTCGAGCCCGGCGTGACCGCCTTCGTCGGCCAGAACGGCCAGGGCAAGACGAACCTGGTGGAGTCGGTCGCCTACCTCTCGACGTTCACCAGCCACCGCGTCGCCGCCGACGCCGCCCTCGTGCGTCAGGGCACCGGCGGTGCCGTGGTCCGCGCCAAGGTCTTCCACGGCGAACGGCCCACGCTGGTGGAGCTCGAGATCGTCGCCGGCAAGGCGAACCGGGCGCGGCTCAACCGTGCCCCCGCCCGCACCCGGGACGTCCTCGGCGTGGTGCGCACCGTGGTGTTCGCCCCCGAGGACCTCGAGCTCGTCAAGGGCGACCCGGGCGTGCGCCGTCGCTTCCTCGACGAGCTCACCGTTCTGCTCACCCCCCGGCTGGCCGGGGTCCGCTCGGAGTACGACAAGGTGCAGCGCCAGCGCGGCGCGCTGCTGAAGTCGGCCGGCGCCGCACGTCGGCGCGGTGGGCGCGTGGACCTGACCACCCTCGACGTGTGGGACGCCCAGCTTGCCCGGGCCGGCGCGCAGCTCGTCACCGCCCGCACCAAGCTCGTCCGCACGCTGCGCCCCCACGTGGCGGCCGCGTACGAGCAGGTCAGCGCCGGTCAGGGGACGGCCCGCATCGACTACCGGGCGAGCATCGACGTCGTCGACGAGGTGCCCGACCCGACCGCGGAGGAGCTCGCCGACGGCGGAGCGGCCGGAGATGTGGCGCGCGCCGGCGTCGAGGCGCGCGAGGAGGCACTGCTCGACACCGAGGCCGTGACCACCCGGCTGGTCGAGGCCATGGGCCGCCTGCGGGACCGCGAGATCGAGCGCGGCGCCAACCTCGTCGGCCCCCACCGCGACGACCTGGTGCTCTCCCTCGGCAGCCTCCCGGCCAAGGGCTACGCGAGCCACGGCGAGTCCTGGTCCTACGCGCTCGCCCTGCGCCTGGCCTCCTACGAGGTGCTCCGGGCGGACGACACCTCCCCGTGGGGCCGGGACGGCGAGCCGGTCCTCATCCTCGACGACGTCTTCGCCGAGCTCGACACCCGGCGCCGGGAGCGGCTGGCGGGGATGGTCGCCGGCGCGCAGCAGGTACTCATCACGGCCGCCGTCCCCGACGACGTCCCCGCCTCCCTCGCCGGCGTCCGCTTCACCGTCCACCAGGGGCAGGTGACCCGTGCCTGA